A window of Mus pahari chromosome 7, PAHARI_EIJ_v1.1, whole genome shotgun sequence contains these coding sequences:
- the Agr2 gene encoding anterior gradient protein 2 homolog, translating to MEKFSVSAILLLVAISGTLAKDTTVKSGAKKDAKDSRPKLPQTLSRGWGDQLIWTQTYEEALYRSKTSNKPLMVIHHLDECPHSQALKKVFAEHKEIQKLAEQFVLLNLVYETTDKHLSPDGQYVPRIIFVDPSLTVRADITGRYSNRLYAYEPSDTALLYDNMKKALKLLKTEL from the exons ATGGAGAAATTTTCAGTGTCCGCAATCCTGCTTCTTGTGGCCATCTCTGGTACTCTGGCCAAAGACACCACAGTCAAATCTGGAGCCAAAAAGGACGCAAAGGACTCTCGGCCCAAACTACCCCAGACCCTCTCCAGAG GTTGGGGTGATCAGCTCATCTGGACTCAGACATACGAAGAAGCTTTATACAGATCCAAAACAAG CAACAAACCCTTGATGGTCATTCATCATTTGGACGAATGCCCACACAGTCAAG CTTTAAAGAAAGTGTTTGCTGAACATAAAGAAATCCAGAAATTGGCAGAGCAGTTTGTTCTCCTCAACCTGGTC tatGAAACAACCGACAAGCACCTTTCTCCTGATGGCCAGTACGTCCCGAGAATTATATTTGTAG ACCCATCCCTGACAGTGAGGGCAGACATCACTGGAAGATACTCAAACCGTCTCTACGCTTATGAACCTTCTGACACAGCTCTGT TGTACGACAACATGAAGAAAGCTCTCAAGCTGCTAAAGACAGAATTGTAG